Proteins from one Palaemon carinicauda isolate YSFRI2023 chromosome 26, ASM3689809v2, whole genome shotgun sequence genomic window:
- the LOC137619447 gene encoding uncharacterized protein has product MEMRHFFGKWRVSMRVSSAHYPQSNGQAEAAVRTAKRTLMGNTLPDGGLDNDKVAQAILQYRNTPLRGIDKCPAQLAMGCQLRDSVSMLKSYHFVTEHWSETLSARERERSVVEQRISSKYKEKAKDLSPIQIGERVAIKDVTTRAWNRSRVVIEKNSYRRYRIRLDGRISTRNRKHLRSLPPTPPEGEPTPTALGEAGPVPTQERSSTRARRPPQWHDDYITE; this is encoded by the coding sequence ATGGAAATGAGACATTTCTTCGGTAAGTGGAGGGTATCTATGAGAGTGTCATCTGCTCACTACCCCCAGTCCAACGGGCAGGCAGAAGCTGCTGTGCGCACCGCCAAACGAACATTAATGGGCAATACTCTACCtgatggagggctagacaatgacaaggtagctcaggcgatattgcagtatagaaatacaccatTACGTGGTATAGATAAGTGTCCTGCACAGCTGGCTATGGGTTGCCAACTTCGAGATTCGGTGTCAATGTTAAAAAGTTATCATTTTGTCACCGAGCATTGGTCGGAAACCTTGTccgcaagagagagggaaagaagcgtTGTTGAGCAACGAATATCATCCAAGTATAAAGAGAAAGCCAAGGATCTTTCCCCCATACAAATAGGTGAGAGGGTAGCTATCAAGGATGTAACTACACGAGCGTGGAATAGAAGCAGGGTGGTTATTGAAAAGAATAGCTACCGCCGATATCGCATAAGGTTAGACGgaagaatttcaacaagaaatcgcAAGCATTTGAGATCCCTGCCACCCACACCACCTGAGGGAGAACCTACTCCCACTGCCTTGGGGGAGGCTGGCCCAGTACCCACCCAGGAGAGAAGTAGCACTAGGGCACGTCGTCCTCCGCAATGGCACGATGATTATATTACAGAGTAA